In Streptomyces ambofaciens ATCC 23877, a single genomic region encodes these proteins:
- a CDS encoding nucleoside/nucleotide kinase family protein: MPLTFDDLVTRARALPRDGRRALLGIAGGPGAGKSTLAEALVRELNGSGEPWVAHVPMDGFHLADAELDRLGRRDRKGAPDTFDAAGYAALLRRLREDGDDDVVYAPGFERVLEQPIAGAVPVPVSARLVVTEGNYLLLGTGAWARVRSRLDEVWFCEPPEPERVRRLVARHERFGKSHQDALAWTLGTDQRNAELVAATRDRADLVVPAGAMPMPDAGPGVAAERGAGPGPGRGEVRRGGRGPGLGSGA, from the coding sequence GTGCCTCTGACCTTCGACGACCTCGTCACCCGGGCCCGCGCGCTGCCGAGGGACGGGCGCCGCGCGCTCCTCGGCATCGCCGGCGGCCCCGGCGCCGGGAAGTCGACGCTGGCCGAGGCCCTGGTGCGGGAGCTGAACGGGAGCGGTGAGCCGTGGGTCGCCCACGTGCCCATGGACGGCTTCCATCTGGCCGACGCGGAACTGGACCGGCTCGGCCGCAGGGACCGCAAGGGAGCTCCGGACACCTTCGACGCCGCCGGTTACGCCGCGCTGCTGCGCCGCCTGCGGGAGGACGGGGACGACGACGTCGTGTACGCGCCCGGCTTCGAGCGGGTGCTGGAGCAGCCGATCGCCGGCGCGGTGCCGGTACCCGTGTCGGCGCGGCTGGTGGTGACGGAGGGCAACTACCTGCTGCTGGGGACCGGAGCCTGGGCCCGGGTGCGCTCGCGGCTCGACGAGGTGTGGTTCTGCGAGCCGCCGGAGCCGGAGCGGGTGCGCCGGCTGGTGGCGCGGCACGAGCGGTTCGGCAAGTCCCACCAGGACGCCCTCGCCTGGACCCTCGGCACCGACCAGCGCAACGCCGAACTGGTCGCCGCGACCCGGGACCGCGCCGACCTGGTGGTACCGGCGGGGGCGATGCCGATGCCGGACGCGGGCCCGGGGGTCGCTGCGGAGCGCGGGGCCGGCCCGGGGCCCGGGCGCGGCGAGGTCCGCAGGGGCGGCCGGGGGCCGGGCCTGGGGTCCGGCGCCTGA
- a CDS encoding beta-phosphoglucomutase family hydrolase, with the protein MTTQLGLPDDIQACLFDLDGVVTRTAVVHAAAWKETFDAFLRERDGADFRPFTDSDYGEYVDGRPRADGVRTFLASRGVELPEGGPDDPPDAQTVNGVGNRKNELVLEKIRTDGVEPYEGTLRYIDAVRAAGLATAIVSSSANTRDVLRSIDAERLFDVRIDGVVARERRLPGKPHPDTFLAAARDLGVEPARAAVFEDALAGMDAGRSGHFGYVVGVDRVGQTDALYAHGADRVVKDLAELGGRA; encoded by the coding sequence ATGACGACGCAGCTCGGTCTTCCCGACGACATCCAGGCCTGCCTCTTCGACCTCGACGGGGTCGTCACCCGGACGGCGGTGGTGCACGCCGCCGCCTGGAAGGAGACGTTCGACGCCTTCCTGCGCGAGCGGGACGGCGCGGACTTCCGCCCCTTCACCGACTCCGACTACGGCGAGTACGTCGACGGTCGCCCCCGCGCGGACGGCGTGCGCACCTTCCTCGCCTCCCGCGGTGTCGAGCTGCCGGAGGGCGGCCCCGACGACCCACCGGACGCGCAGACGGTCAACGGGGTGGGCAACCGCAAGAACGAGCTGGTCCTGGAGAAGATCCGCACCGACGGCGTCGAGCCCTACGAGGGCACACTGCGCTACATCGACGCGGTCCGCGCCGCGGGCCTCGCCACCGCGATCGTCTCCTCCAGCGCCAACACCCGGGACGTGCTGCGTTCCATCGACGCCGAGCGCCTGTTCGACGTACGCATCGACGGCGTGGTGGCGCGCGAACGTCGTCTGCCGGGCAAACCGCACCCCGACACCTTCCTGGCCGCCGCCCGCGACCTCGGCGTCGAGCCCGCGCGCGCGGCCGTCTTCGAGGACGCGCTCGCCGGCATGGACGCGGGACGCTCCGGTCACTTCGGCTACGTCGTCGGTGTCGACCGCGTGGGTCAGACCGACGCCCTCTACGCCCACGGCGCCGACCGCGTCGTCAAGGACCTCGCCGAGCTGGGAGGCCGGGCGTGA
- a CDS encoding glycoside hydrolase family 65 protein: protein MITNRTYAVEPWSVRETELNLDLLAQSESVFALSNGHIGWRGNLDEGEPHGLPGSYLNGVYELHPLPYAEAGYGYPEAGQTVINVTNGKLLRLLVDDEPFDLRYGRLGKHERTLDLRRGVLERSCEWTSPAGTTIRVRSTRLVSLTQRAIAAVQYEIEPVDTRTRVVIQSELVANETLPDPDGDPRTAKALQSPLEPEEHIAIGTRLRMVHRTRRSDLRVAVAADHVVDGPEGTAYRGESSSDVARLTITSVLDPGERLRVQKTVAHGWSGARSRPAMGDQVEAALAAAAHGGWDGLVAEQRAYLDDFWARADVEVHGDEEIQQAVRFALFHVLQAGARAEQRAIPAKGLTGSGYDGHAFWDTEMFVLPVLTYTEPRAVAEALRWRQGTLPAARDRAAQLGLRGAAFPWRTIDGSEGSAYWPAGTAAFHVAADIAHAAVRYTAATGDTAFERDTALELLVETARLWRSLGHHDHHGVFHIDGVTGPDEYSAIADDNTYTNLMARSNLLAAADVCERHPDEAARLGVDDEESATWRDAAESVHIPYNEELGVHEQHSGFTRHQRWDFAGTAADQYPLMLHFPYFDLYRKQVIKQSDLVLAMYTCWNWFAAHCDEDQVARNFAYYEPLTVRDSSLSACCQAVVAAQTGHLRLAYEYAAEAALMDLADLEHNTRDGLHIASLAGTWMALVAGFGGTRREGESLRFTPRLPEKFSRLAFRLQFRGRCLRVEIGADRATYTLLQGDPLTIHHHGAEVAVNGDGPVTRAIPAPKRRPTPEQPPHRRPDTR, encoded by the coding sequence GTGATCACCAACCGGACGTACGCCGTCGAGCCCTGGTCCGTGCGCGAGACGGAGCTCAACCTCGACCTCCTCGCCCAGAGCGAGTCCGTCTTCGCCCTGTCCAACGGGCACATCGGCTGGCGCGGCAACCTCGACGAGGGCGAACCCCACGGCCTGCCCGGCAGCTATCTCAACGGCGTCTACGAACTGCACCCGCTGCCCTACGCCGAGGCGGGCTACGGCTACCCGGAGGCGGGCCAGACCGTCATCAACGTCACCAACGGCAAGCTGCTGCGGCTCCTGGTCGACGACGAGCCCTTCGACCTGCGCTACGGGCGGCTCGGGAAGCACGAACGCACCCTGGACCTGAGGCGCGGCGTGCTGGAGCGCAGCTGCGAGTGGACCTCCCCGGCCGGTACGACCATCCGGGTGCGCTCCACCCGGCTGGTCTCCCTCACCCAGCGGGCCATCGCCGCCGTGCAGTACGAGATCGAGCCCGTGGACACCCGGACCCGGGTGGTCATCCAGTCGGAGCTCGTCGCCAACGAGACCCTGCCCGACCCGGACGGCGACCCGCGGACGGCCAAGGCGCTGCAGTCGCCCCTGGAGCCCGAGGAGCACATCGCCATCGGGACCCGGCTGCGCATGGTGCACCGCACCCGGCGCAGCGACCTGCGGGTCGCCGTCGCCGCGGACCATGTCGTCGACGGCCCGGAGGGGACCGCGTACCGCGGCGAGAGCAGCAGTGACGTGGCCCGGCTGACCATCACCTCCGTCCTCGACCCGGGCGAGCGGCTGCGGGTGCAGAAGACGGTCGCCCACGGTTGGTCGGGGGCCCGGTCCCGGCCCGCGATGGGGGACCAGGTCGAGGCGGCGCTGGCGGCGGCCGCGCACGGCGGCTGGGACGGCCTGGTGGCCGAACAACGCGCCTACCTCGACGACTTCTGGGCGCGGGCGGACGTCGAGGTGCACGGCGACGAGGAGATCCAGCAGGCGGTGCGCTTCGCCCTGTTCCACGTCCTCCAGGCCGGAGCACGCGCCGAGCAGCGGGCGATTCCGGCCAAGGGCCTGACCGGCTCCGGCTACGACGGTCACGCCTTCTGGGACACCGAGATGTTCGTGCTGCCCGTCCTGACCTACACCGAGCCCAGGGCCGTCGCCGAGGCGCTGCGCTGGCGCCAGGGCACCCTGCCCGCCGCCCGGGACCGGGCCGCCCAGCTCGGCCTGCGCGGCGCCGCCTTCCCGTGGCGGACCATCGACGGCTCCGAGGGCTCCGCGTACTGGCCGGCCGGCACGGCCGCCTTCCACGTGGCGGCCGACATCGCGCACGCCGCGGTGCGGTACACGGCGGCGACCGGCGACACCGCCTTCGAACGGGACACGGCGCTCGAACTCCTGGTGGAGACGGCCCGGCTGTGGCGCTCCCTCGGGCACCACGACCACCACGGCGTCTTCCACATCGACGGTGTCACCGGCCCGGACGAGTACAGCGCCATCGCCGACGACAACACGTACACCAACCTCATGGCACGGTCGAACCTCCTGGCCGCCGCCGACGTCTGCGAACGCCACCCCGACGAGGCGGCCCGGCTCGGCGTCGACGACGAGGAGAGCGCCACCTGGCGGGACGCGGCCGAATCGGTGCACATCCCCTACAACGAGGAACTCGGCGTCCACGAGCAGCACTCGGGCTTCACCCGCCACCAGCGCTGGGACTTCGCCGGCACCGCCGCCGACCAGTACCCGCTGATGCTGCACTTCCCCTACTTCGACCTCTACCGCAAGCAGGTGATCAAGCAGTCCGACCTCGTGCTGGCGATGTACACCTGCTGGAACTGGTTCGCCGCCCACTGCGACGAGGACCAGGTCGCCCGCAACTTCGCCTACTACGAGCCGCTGACCGTGCGCGACTCCTCCCTGTCCGCGTGCTGCCAGGCCGTCGTCGCCGCCCAGACGGGACATCTGCGCCTGGCCTACGAGTACGCGGCCGAGGCCGCCCTGATGGACCTGGCGGACCTGGAGCACAACACCCGCGACGGACTGCACATCGCCTCGCTGGCCGGTACGTGGATGGCGCTGGTCGCCGGCTTCGGCGGCACCCGGCGGGAAGGCGAGAGCCTGCGGTTCACGCCCCGGCTGCCCGAGAAGTTCAGCCGCCTCGCCTTCCGGCTCCAGTTCCGCGGGCGGTGCCTGCGGGTGGAGATCGGCGCCGACAGGGCGACGTACACGCTGCTCCAGGGCGACCCCCTGACGATCCATCACCACGGGGCCGAGGTGGCGGTGAACGGGGACGGTCCCGTCACCCGCGCCATCCCCGCGCCCAAGCGGCGGCCCACCCCCGAACAGCCTCCGCACCGCCGCCCCGACACCCGTTGA
- a CDS encoding DUF5709 domain-containing protein — protein MGTDPMADDVYQPTGTNEEQEDAAPLDLQDAVDERSYDDTLDEGYSPPEKPLGVTKHGTTAAEQHDGETLDQRLSQEVPDVSAPAGDGVGDKPDGEGEPVDPEAGTERSGRLVAPDEGVRADTTKETVAEDVGIDGGAAGAEEAAMHVVEDETVLPDREDDRTSPGRTA, from the coding sequence ATGGGCACGGACCCGATGGCCGACGACGTCTACCAGCCCACCGGAACCAACGAGGAGCAGGAGGACGCCGCGCCCCTCGACCTCCAGGACGCCGTCGACGAGCGCAGCTACGACGACACGCTCGACGAGGGCTACTCCCCACCGGAGAAGCCCCTGGGCGTGACCAAGCACGGCACCACCGCCGCCGAGCAGCACGACGGCGAGACGCTCGACCAGCGGCTTTCCCAGGAGGTGCCGGACGTGTCGGCGCCCGCCGGGGACGGAGTGGGCGACAAGCCCGACGGCGAGGGCGAGCCGGTCGACCCCGAGGCGGGCACCGAGCGCTCCGGCCGGCTCGTCGCCCCCGACGAGGGCGTACGGGCCGACACGACCAAGGAGACCGTCGCCGAGGACGTCGGCATCGACGGTGGTGCCGCGGGGGCCGAGGAGGCCGCCATGCACGTCGTGGAGGACGAGACGGTACTGCCGGACCGGGAGGACGACCGGACGAGCCCCGGCCGGACCGCCTGA
- a CDS encoding PP2C family protein-serine/threonine phosphatase, which translates to MRKVSARPPRRGEDRRSWLSGAPPPRWVRMLPPALLVAICAATLISRDPLDVGFLLGAIPPLAVLSYSPLATAAMGGVVVALLHVPAFQLNRPGDTDLLTVAFVAALSVFVSFVRSRRDAQLDLERTVAEAAQRALAPLLPERVGTVRCAGLYRAAQRGTLVGGDFFDVRDGPFGVRVVTGDVQGHGLSAVSTVASLLGAFREAVLDQPDLASVAGRLDRRLTVDSADARHAELFATAALLEFSADCREVRVVVCGNPPPLLLRGAEAAELEVSPWTPLGLGLADAGAIETRTVALRPGDRLFLASDGVVEARDGSGAFYPLADRLAVLSGEDRGALAGLPERVWADLVRFSPDVEDDVTMLVLAPSLPPGP; encoded by the coding sequence GTGCGAAAGGTGTCGGCCCGGCCACCGCGCCGGGGCGAGGACCGGCGGAGCTGGCTGAGCGGGGCTCCGCCGCCCCGCTGGGTGCGGATGCTGCCGCCGGCCCTGCTCGTGGCGATCTGCGCGGCGACGCTCATCAGCCGCGATCCGCTGGACGTGGGTTTCCTGCTGGGTGCCATCCCGCCGCTGGCCGTCCTGTCCTACAGCCCGCTGGCGACCGCCGCGATGGGCGGCGTGGTGGTCGCCCTGCTGCACGTCCCGGCCTTCCAGCTGAACCGGCCGGGCGACACCGATCTGCTGACCGTCGCCTTCGTCGCCGCCCTCAGCGTGTTCGTGTCCTTCGTGCGCAGTCGCCGTGACGCCCAGCTGGACCTGGAACGCACGGTCGCCGAGGCCGCCCAGCGTGCCCTCGCGCCTTTGCTGCCCGAGCGGGTGGGGACGGTGCGCTGCGCCGGGCTCTACCGGGCGGCGCAGCGCGGGACCCTGGTCGGGGGCGACTTCTTCGACGTGCGGGACGGTCCCTTCGGGGTGCGGGTCGTGACGGGGGACGTGCAGGGGCACGGCCTGTCGGCGGTGTCCACGGTCGCCTCGTTGCTGGGGGCGTTCCGCGAGGCGGTCCTCGACCAGCCCGACCTCGCCTCGGTGGCGGGGAGGCTCGACCGGCGGCTGACGGTGGACTCGGCGGACGCGCGGCACGCCGAGCTGTTCGCGACGGCCGCCCTGCTGGAGTTCTCCGCGGACTGCCGGGAAGTACGCGTCGTCGTCTGCGGCAATCCGCCGCCTCTTCTGCTGCGCGGCGCCGAGGCCGCGGAGCTGGAGGTCTCGCCGTGGACCCCGCTCGGGCTCGGGCTCGCGGACGCCGGTGCGATCGAGACCCGCACGGTGGCCCTGCGCCCCGGTGACCGGCTCTTCCTGGCCTCCGACGGGGTGGTGGAGGCCAGGGACGGCAGCGGCGCGTTCTACCCGCTGGCCGACCGGCTGGCCGTCCTCTCCGGAGAGGACCGGGGAGCGCTCGCCGGGCTTCCCGAGCGCGTCTGGGCCGACCTCGTGCGCTTCAGCCCGGACGTGGAGGACGACGTCACGATGCTCGTCCTCGCTCCTTCGCTCCCGCCGGGCCCCTGA
- a CDS encoding glycoside hydrolase family 64 protein gives MTPRHQRPLGRRKLLVALGGAVVAAPAVAALAPHALAGVTPDGSTAAGRAEAAAALPLTIVNSTGSFGNADVHVYIVGNQDGRQVRVTPDGTVAPVALSDNGADGYTDYAISLAGSGETTLSLPYLSGRIYVSLGEKLRFKVVADGAGNPALQYPAGWVASDPNHGVLHDCAEFTYNSAGMFCNTTMVDMFSVPLAIRLTGAKDQTTGTVRPGGRAAVFEAVRRVEEFAPLVVGDTRVIAPGHGLDAGLFPEDYLAPYIDEVWSTYTGRDLRITTNAGTFTGRVRGDRLTFDGPAQVSFARPSTRDVLFCDGALAAPNDGTTGPVAAVLGAGFNRSTLVSSADQPTTDPATFYGTALTNHYAKAVHAATEDGRAYGFAFDDVADFASYIQDTAPTGLRLTLTAF, from the coding sequence ATGACTCCTCGTCACCAGCGCCCCCTCGGCCGCCGCAAGCTGCTCGTCGCCCTCGGCGGAGCGGTCGTGGCGGCCCCCGCCGTCGCCGCCCTCGCCCCGCACGCCCTCGCGGGCGTCACGCCGGACGGCTCCACGGCCGCCGGCCGGGCCGAGGCCGCGGCCGCCCTGCCGCTGACGATCGTCAACAGCACCGGTTCCTTCGGCAACGCCGACGTGCACGTCTACATCGTCGGCAACCAGGACGGCCGCCAGGTGCGCGTCACCCCCGACGGCACCGTCGCGCCCGTGGCGCTGTCGGACAACGGCGCCGACGGCTACACCGACTACGCGATCAGCCTCGCCGGCAGCGGGGAGACAACGCTGTCACTGCCGTACCTCTCCGGCCGGATCTATGTGTCGCTCGGCGAGAAGCTGAGGTTCAAGGTGGTCGCCGACGGCGCCGGCAACCCCGCGCTGCAGTACCCCGCGGGCTGGGTCGCGTCCGACCCCAACCACGGGGTGCTGCACGACTGCGCGGAGTTCACCTACAACTCCGCCGGGATGTTCTGCAACACCACCATGGTCGACATGTTCAGCGTGCCGCTCGCCATCCGGCTGACCGGCGCCAAGGACCAGACGACCGGCACCGTGCGCCCGGGCGGGCGGGCGGCCGTCTTCGAGGCGGTGCGGCGGGTCGAGGAGTTCGCGCCGCTGGTCGTGGGCGACACCCGGGTGATAGCGCCGGGTCACGGTCTGGACGCCGGGCTGTTCCCCGAGGACTACCTCGCCCCGTACATCGACGAGGTGTGGAGCACCTACACCGGCAGGGACCTCAGGATCACCACCAACGCCGGCACCTTCACCGGCCGGGTGCGCGGCGACCGGCTGACCTTCGACGGACCCGCCCAGGTCTCCTTCGCCCGGCCGTCCACCCGGGACGTGCTGTTCTGCGACGGTGCGCTCGCGGCGCCGAACGACGGGACGACCGGTCCGGTCGCGGCGGTCCTCGGCGCCGGGTTCAACCGCTCCACGCTGGTCTCCTCGGCCGACCAGCCGACGACCGATCCCGCGACGTTCTACGGGACCGCGCTGACCAACCACTACGCGAAGGCGGTGCACGCGGCGACCGAGGACGGCAGGGCCTACGGGTTCGCCTTCGACGACGTGGCCGACTTCGCCTCCTACATCCAGGACACCGCGCCCACCGGCCTCCGGCTGACGCTCACCGCCTTCTAG
- a CDS encoding GNAT family N-acetyltransferase, translating to MTDLVIRALDESDARLFDTLPDPLGAREGHRLTRHRPDWKRVALRDGAVVARGAWWGGPDDTEPVTLNWFDVAEGEEEAGAELLRTAPWQVELELNPPGTWRDEPAVRAATEARFAAARAAGYDLLVERFLYRWTPECGLPGRPGRLDFRPEPDDAVFFDALRRIHSVTLDAHALMDIEQGGLDRAAQAELDFFHWCPSPREWWQVAYTPQGELAGIHVPAHNPSGPCVGFIGVLPEHRGRGYAFDLLAECTHFLVDRGAEFVSAATDRGNTPMAAHFAEAGYPVVRERINFRPPAAGR from the coding sequence GTGACCGATCTGGTCATCCGCGCGCTCGACGAGAGCGACGCCCGTCTTTTCGACACCCTGCCCGACCCGCTGGGCGCCCGCGAGGGCCACCGGCTCACCCGCCACCGCCCGGACTGGAAGCGCGTCGCCCTGCGCGACGGCGCCGTCGTCGCCCGCGGCGCCTGGTGGGGCGGGCCCGACGACACCGAACCCGTCACCCTCAACTGGTTCGACGTGGCCGAGGGCGAGGAGGAGGCCGGAGCCGAACTCCTGCGCACGGCCCCCTGGCAAGTGGAACTGGAACTCAACCCGCCCGGCACCTGGCGCGACGAACCCGCCGTGCGCGCCGCCACCGAGGCACGGTTCGCGGCCGCACGGGCGGCCGGGTACGACCTCCTGGTCGAGCGCTTCCTGTACCGGTGGACACCGGAGTGCGGACTGCCCGGGCGGCCGGGCCGTCTGGACTTCCGCCCCGAACCGGACGACGCCGTCTTCTTCGACGCGCTGCGCCGCATCCACTCCGTCACCCTGGACGCCCACGCGCTGATGGACATCGAGCAGGGCGGACTCGACCGGGCCGCGCAGGCCGAGCTCGACTTCTTCCACTGGTGCCCGTCGCCGCGGGAGTGGTGGCAGGTGGCGTACACCCCGCAGGGGGAACTCGCGGGCATCCACGTACCCGCGCACAACCCGTCCGGCCCGTGCGTGGGCTTCATCGGCGTCCTGCCCGAACACCGCGGCCGGGGGTACGCCTTCGACCTGCTGGCCGAGTGCACCCACTTCCTGGTCGACCGCGGCGCCGAGTTCGTCTCCGCCGCGACCGACCGGGGGAACACCCCCATGGCCGCCCACTTCGCCGAGGCCGGCTATCCGGTGGTCCGGGAGAGGATCAACTTCCGTCCACCGGCGGCCGGTCGGTAA
- a CDS encoding SDR family NAD(P)-dependent oxidoreductase has protein sequence MRRSSGDERVAAITADMSRLCDVQRLAHEVSARTGGVDVLMNNAGATRSHRELTEDGIGTAFALNVLAPFCLTHWLMPALTASGPARVINITGGIPPAGTP, from the coding sequence CTGCGCCGCTCCAGCGGGGACGAGAGGGTCGCTGCGATCACAGCCGACATGTCCCGCCTGTGCGACGTCCAGCGACTCGCTCACGAGGTCAGCGCCCGGACCGGTGGTGTGGATGTGCTGATGAACAACGCCGGCGCGACCCGATCCCACCGCGAACTGACCGAGGACGGCATCGGGACCGCGTTCGCGCTCAACGTGCTCGCGCCGTTCTGCCTCACTCACTGGCTGATGCCAGCCCTGACGGCCTCGGGGCCGGCCCGGGTCATCAACATCACGGGCGGCATCCCCCCGGCAGGCACGCCGTAA